CGGCCGACCCGCGTGAAGAACAAGACCCCGGCGACCATCCAGATCACCGCCGAGCAGATCCTGCGGGAGGCCCGGGAGCGGCAGGAGCCCGAGATCCGCCCTCCCAAGCagaagatcaccgacgtccacgagCTCGCCGACTACCGCCTCCGCAAGCGCAAGGAGTTCGAGGACCTTATCCGCCGCGCCCGCTGGAACACTGGCGCTTGGGTCAAGTACGCTGCCTGGGAGGAGTCCCAGGGCGACTTCGCCCGCGCCCGCTCCGTCTGGGAGCGCGTCCTTGAGGTCGACTACCGCAACCCCACCCTGTGGCTCAAGTATGCGGAGCTCGAGATGCGCCACCGCTTCGTCAACCATGCTCGCAACGTCTGGGACCGCGCCGTTGCGCTCCTACCCCGCGTCGACCAGCTATGGTACAAGTACATCCACATGGAAGAGatgctcggcgacgtcgccggcgCCCGCCAGATATTCGAGCGCTGGATGGACTGGCACCCCGACACCCAGGGCTGGCTCTCCTACATCAAGTTCGAGCTGCGGTACAATGAGGTCGACCGGGCACGTGCCATCTACGAACGATTTGTCGCCGACCACCCCCGCCCCTCCTCTTTCATCAAGTATGCCAAGTTCGAGGCCAAGCGCGGTGAGATCTCCCGTGCCCGTGCCATTTATGAGCGTGCTGTCGACCTCCTCTCCGATGATGAGGAGGCTGAGCAGCTCTTCGTTGCCTTTGCCGAGTTCGAGGAGTGGTGCAAGGAGACTGAGCGAGCCCGATGCATCTACCGCTTTTCCCTTGACCACGTGCCCAAGGGGAGGGCGGAGGAGCTCTACAGGAAGTATGTTGCATTTGAGAAGCAGTACGGTGACCGGAAGGGGATTGAGGATGCCATTGTCAGCAAGAGGAGGTTCCAGTATGAGGAAGAGGTGAGAAAGAACCCTTTGAATTATGACTGCTGGTTCGATTATATAAGGCTGGAGGAGAGTGTTGGGAACAAAGATATGGTGAGGGAGGTGTATGAGAGAGCAATCGCCAATGTGCCTCCAGCAGAGGAGAAGCGGTACTGGCAAAGATACATCTACTTGTGGTATGCCTTCTTATCCAATTGACGGTTGTATTATGGGCCCTTATTTACTAAGAGTTTCCCAAAATTTTGGCTTTTCTTGTCCCTTTTTGTTTTGGTAGTTTTCCTTATCAATTTCCTCTTTGTTCTATTGTTTTGTTTTGTATCACAGGATAAACTATGCATTGTATGAAGAACTTGATGCCCAAGACATGGATAGAACAAGAGAGGTTTACAGGTAATCATCAACATCTTCAAGAAAgttgtttttttctttaaatatgaaAAGAATAATGAATCAGATGTAGTTGCCAAAGTGTATGTGGGCCTAAATGAGGCAATGGTTATTGCAATTCAGCTCAAGGACAGTGTTGTAAAGATATATAGTTCTGATCTATGTGAGTTATGTATCTATTTTTCTGACTTATCCATGAGAAAAAGATTCTTATATCATATAGAAGGACACGATGTTGCATCACTGTTATGTTTATTATGAGGCTTAGGAGCTTCACAACTAATTAATAATACACATCATCTGCTTTAGTTTTGTCATTAATATTCTCTCTTTTTTGTTTGTGTTGTGGCtccatttctttttcttgttcgatACACACACTCATATGAATCTCCCTCAGATTTTCTCTTTACAATCAATTTCCTAAGGTAGTTATCAGGCAGTTCTTGATTACAACTCTATTGTTGCTTTTGCTCTTTTACCCATTTTTGGACTTGCATgagatctttttattttatttttttgaacttgttaatttaATTGATAGTTAACTCATTGTGTTTCCTTGCAGCCACTAAGTTCATTATGTGTACAAAACAAAAACACATGATACTCTGTCAATATTTCATTGTATACATTGAAATTATTTTAATGTATCTTTGCAATTGGTCCAGGGAATGCCTTAAATTGATACCTCACAAGAAGTTTTCATTTGCCAAAATATGGCTCATGGCAGCCCAATTTGAGATACGGCAAATGAATCTAAAGGGTGCACGGAAAATCTTGGGCAATGCTATTGGAATGGCTCCAAAGGATAAGGTATGTCATACCTGCTAACCCTCAGTATGATATTATCTGTAGAAATGAAGATGCTTcagaagttttctttttgtaatcaAGTGGAACTTTGCCTAATGTTCTTTTGTATTACAACAGATATTTAAGAAGTATATTGAGATTGAACTGCAACTAGGAAACATAACTCGTTGCAGAACTTTGTATCAAAAGTATCTCGAGTGGGCTCCTGCAAACTGCTATGCTTGGTGTAAATATGCTGAGTTGGAAAGGTCATTGAGTGAAACAGAGCGTGCTCGATCGTTATTTGAGCTTGCAATTGCTCAACCTGCACTGGACATGCCAGAGCTGCTCTGGAAGGTATGTAATCTAAACTGTTTCTTTTCATTTATATGATTTCTTTAAATACACCAAGTATGCAAGAAAGAGGCTTATGGagaaacatagattaaaatttaTGTTGTTCGCTTATATGATAAATGATAATATTACTTTATCTTGTCTGAAAGAAGATTTTATCACATGGATGCTTGTGATTACAAATGGGGCATCTGGTCTTAGGCAATGCAACTCTCTTTCCATCTTGACCCATACACCACTAGTGCATAGATTTCCTACCAGCTTCACTGATCAGCCTTTTTTCAAATAACCTGTAATTTATTGGAAAGAGGCTTGTggaaaaacatagattaaaatttaTGTTGTTCGCTTATATGATAACTGATAATATTACTTTATCTTGTCTGAAAGAAGATTTTATCACATGGATGCTTGTGATTACAAATGGG
Above is a genomic segment from Musa acuminata AAA Group cultivar baxijiao chromosome BXJ3-4, Cavendish_Baxijiao_AAA, whole genome shotgun sequence containing:
- the LOC135636912 gene encoding uncharacterized protein LOC135636912; protein product: MASDPNLGFLTKRDTEVKLPRPTRVKNKTPATIQITAEQILREARERQEPEIRPPKQKITDVHELADYRLRKRKEFEDLIRRARWNTGAWVKYAAWEESQGDFARARSVWERVLEVDYRNPTLWLKYAELEMRHRFVNHARNVWDRAVALLPRVDQLWYKYIHMEEMLGDVAGARQIFERWMDWHPDTQGWLSYIKFELRYNEVDRARAIYERFVADHPRPSSFIKYAKFEAKRGEISRARAIYERAVDLLSDDEEAEQLFVAFAEFEEWCKETERARCIYRFSLDHVPKGRAEELYRKYVAFEKQYGDRKGIEDAIVSKRRFQYEEEVRKNPLNYDCWFDYIRLEESVGNKDMVREVYERAIANVPPAEEKRYWQRYIYLWINYALYEELDAQDMDRTREVYRECLKLIPHKKFSFAKIWLMAAQFEIRQMNLKGARKILGNAIGMAPKDKIFKKYIEIELQLGNITRCRTLYQKYLEWAPANCYAWCKYAELERSLSETERARSLFELAIAQPALDMPELLWKAYIDFEISEGEYERTRQLYERLLDRTKHLKVWISYAKFEASAGGDDEETDDEVLEKNDINNEERQRKRIERSRGVFERAFDYFRTSAPELKEERAMLLEDWLNTESSFGSLGDVSLVQKKLPRKVKKRRPISSEDGTPAGFEEYIDYIFADEVAMAPNLKIMEAAYKWKRQKLGADDD